A section of the Methanosarcina mazei S-6 genome encodes:
- a CDS encoding radical SAM protein: MKALIIDGYVDEPACLGVPPYLSPYPRYIAGALRERGLSENDIHYLTIDTLRENIPGAGELIGKADLVVIIAGMTVPGKYLRASPISPGEIEAIFGAAKGIKVMGGPIRLGFSSEGGRAAKGTESGISLGDAVLAKMDIEAFIYDLFEDGIEGERSTGSFPVRLKDQESIEHRFRTTSEIGCWGVRGAFLIRQHPDYPHCMCELETYRGCGRKVHCSFCTEPFYGSSDYRPVEDVVSEVSALYSYGARYFRIGRQPDLFSYHGTDAGGPVPKPVPEVLERLYKGIRNSAPGLSVLHMDNANPITLATYPEESEQILKTIVKFHTPGDVAAFGMETADPAVVAANSLKATSEEVFEAIRLVNRFGAVRGANGLPEILPGINFVHGLMGETKKTFQLNYAFLQKVLDSGLLLRRINIRQVMAFPGTPMYGRDEAAKKHKKLFLDYKERVRKNIDLPMLRKVVPEGTVLRDVMCEVHDREITFGRQIGSYPLLVGIPSLLPLRKFTDITVTGHGMRSITGIPYPLHINSASLTLIRCLPGIGKKAAASIAAGVPYSNRDDFLKRVSEGEKVIDFIEI, encoded by the coding sequence ATGAAAGCACTTATTATAGACGGCTACGTAGACGAACCCGCCTGCCTGGGAGTCCCTCCCTATCTTTCCCCTTATCCAAGGTATATAGCAGGAGCTCTGAGAGAACGCGGGCTTTCTGAAAATGACATTCATTACCTGACTATTGACACCCTGAGGGAAAATATTCCCGGAGCTGGCGAGCTTATTGGGAAGGCAGACCTTGTGGTTATTATTGCCGGCATGACCGTGCCCGGCAAATATCTGCGTGCATCTCCCATCTCTCCCGGAGAAATTGAAGCAATTTTCGGGGCTGCAAAGGGAATAAAAGTTATGGGCGGCCCTATAAGGCTCGGCTTCAGCAGCGAAGGCGGGAGGGCTGCAAAGGGCACGGAAAGCGGCATAAGCCTCGGAGATGCCGTACTTGCAAAAATGGACATTGAGGCTTTTATTTACGACCTTTTTGAGGACGGGATCGAAGGGGAAAGAAGTACTGGAAGCTTTCCTGTCAGGCTGAAAGATCAGGAGTCTATTGAGCACCGTTTCAGGACAACATCCGAGATCGGATGCTGGGGTGTCAGAGGGGCTTTTTTGATCAGGCAGCACCCGGATTACCCTCACTGCATGTGTGAGCTTGAAACATACAGGGGCTGCGGAAGGAAGGTTCACTGTTCTTTCTGCACTGAGCCTTTTTATGGGTCTTCGGACTACAGGCCCGTGGAGGATGTTGTTTCTGAAGTTTCCGCACTTTATTCTTACGGAGCACGCTATTTCAGAATCGGAAGGCAGCCTGACCTCTTTTCCTATCATGGGACAGACGCAGGTGGACCAGTGCCGAAGCCTGTGCCTGAGGTCCTTGAAAGGCTCTATAAAGGAATAAGGAATTCCGCACCCGGACTTTCCGTACTCCACATGGACAACGCAAACCCCATTACTCTTGCAACATATCCGGAAGAATCAGAGCAGATTCTGAAGACAATTGTCAAATTCCATACGCCGGGAGATGTGGCAGCTTTTGGTATGGAGACTGCCGATCCCGCAGTGGTTGCAGCAAATTCCCTCAAGGCGACCTCAGAAGAAGTCTTTGAAGCGATCAGGCTGGTCAACAGGTTTGGAGCTGTGCGCGGGGCAAACGGGCTTCCGGAAATTCTTCCGGGCATCAATTTTGTTCATGGCCTTATGGGCGAGACTAAAAAGACTTTCCAGCTCAACTATGCTTTCCTGCAAAAAGTTCTTGATTCGGGGCTTCTTCTCCGGAGGATCAATATCAGGCAGGTCATGGCATTTCCCGGAACTCCAATGTACGGCAGGGACGAAGCTGCAAAGAAGCACAAGAAACTCTTTCTTGATTATAAAGAACGGGTCAGGAAGAATATCGACCTTCCAATGCTCAGGAAAGTAGTTCCTGAAGGTACTGTACTGAGAGATGTGATGTGTGAGGTTCACGACAGGGAAATCACTTTTGGAAGGCAGATCGGTTCTTATCCTCTGCTCGTGGGAATCCCTTCCCTCCTTCCTTTGCGGAAATTCACGGATATCACTGTCACAGGGCACGGTATGCGTTCGATTACCGGAATTCCTTATCCACTGCACATTAACTCTGCTTCCCTGACTCTTATTCGATGTCTTCCCGGGATCGGTAAAAAAGCGGCTGCTTCCATAGCTGCCGGAGTTCCCTATTCAAACAGGGATGATTTTCTTAAAAGAGTAAGCGAGGGAGAAAAGGTCATCGACTTTATTGAAATTTAA